The DNA window CAATTTGATATTTATATAAATTACCTTTTTTTATTTTTTTTATTTCGACTTCCCATATACCTTCATTAGTTATTTTATGACAGTAATCTTCTTCTCTTGCTATCCAATCATTAAAATCTCCAACAACAGCTACTGATTTTGCAGATGGTGCCCATATCCGAAATACAGTTGAATTTCGTGTAGGATGTGCTCCAAAATATTCATAGGCTTGCCTATATTCTCCACGGTGAAATAAATATTGTTCCATTTGTCCAGACATAAGTATCACCTCATTTATGTAGTAAATATTTTATATTATTTTTGTTTCTCTTATATTCCAAATTTCATTTGCATATTCAAGAATTGTTCTATCAGAAGAAAATTTACCTGCATTAGCAATATTCTTTAACATTTTCTTTGCCCAAGAAATCTTATCCTTATAGTCTCTGTTGATTTCTCTTTGTTTTCTTCTGTAATCTTCAAAGTCTTCTAAAACAAAATATTGATCTCCTCTTTCCATCAATAAAGAGTGAATTTCTCTGTAAATTCCACTTCCTAAATCACTAAGTCTTCCATCTATTAAAGCATCAACAACTTGTTTTAATCCTGTTACATTATTATACGGGAATCTTGGGTCATATCCTTTTTTTCTAAGCTCATCTATGTCTTCAACCCTCATACCAAAGATATATTCATTTTCTTCTCCAGCTTCTTTTGAAATTTCAACATTTGCTCCATCTAATGTACCTAATGTTATTGCTCCATTAAGCATAAATTTCATATTTCCAGTACCTGATGCTTCTTTACCAGCTGTTGAAATTTGTTCTGAAATATCAGCAGCAGGGAATATTTTTTCAGCAACTGTAACTCTATAATTTTCAACAAAAACAACTTTTAATTTATCTTTCACATCACTATCACCATTTATAATTTGAGCAATATCATTAATTAAACGGATAATTCCTTTTGCTACTTTATAACCTGGTGCAGCCTTAGCTCCATAGATATAAGTTGTAGGTGTAAAATCCATATTAGGATTTTGTTTTAATTGTTGATATAAATCATAAACTTGAAAAATATTTAATAATTGTCTTTTATATTCATGTAATCTTTTTACTTGTACATCAAATATAGAATTTGGATTTATATCAATTCCTTGTGTTTCTCTTAAATATTCAACAAGTTCTTTTTTCTTTTCAATTTTTATATCCCAAATTTTATTTAAAACTTTTTCATCATCTATAAATTGTTCAAGTTTTTTAAGTTCAGATAAGTCTTTTATCCAAGTATCTCCAATTAGTTCAGTTATATATGAAGCAAGTTGAGGGTTAGATTTTAATAACCATCTTCTTTGTGTAATTCCATTTGTCTTATTTAAGAATTTTTCAGGATATAATTCATACCAATCTCTTAATTCATGCTCTTTTAAAATTTCAGTATGTAATTCAGCAACTCCATTTACTTTATGGCTACCATATATTGCTAGCCAAGCCATATGTATCATGTTACCTTGAATAATTTGCATTCTATTTTGTTTATCTACATCATTTGGATATAAGTTTGACAGTTCATTTTTAAATTGATTATGTATCCCTTCTGTTATTTGGAAAATTCTAGGAACAACCTCTTGATAAAGTCCTACCCACCATTTTTCAAGAGCTTCTGCTAAAATAGTATGGTTAGTATATGAAAAAGTTTTCTTTACAATTTCCCAAGCATCTTCCCATAAAACACCTTCAATATCAACTAAAATTCTCATAAGTTCTGGTATAGCTATAACTGGGTGAGTATCATTAAGTTGAATAGCAATATATTCAGGAATTTTTGAAAATTCTCTTCCATGTACTTTTTTAAATTTTTTAATAATATCTTGTAATGAAGCAGATACAAAGAAATATTGTTGACGAAGTCTTAATTTTTTACCTTCATCAGTTGAGTCATTAGGATAAAGCACACGAGAAATATCTTCTGCCAATGTTTTATCTTGTGTTGCATGTAAATAATCTTGCTGATTAAATACTCCTAAATCTAAATCTACTATTGAGTGTGCCTCCCAAAGTCTAAGGGTATTTACATTATTAGTTCCATAGCCTATTATTGGCATATCATAAGGTAAAGCTCTTACAGAAGTATGTCCAAAATTAACAATCACTTCATCTTCAGGTCTCATTACAGACCAAACATCATCATATTTAAGCCAAGTTTCAGGTTTTTCAACTTGATAACCATCTCTTAGATATTGATTGAAAATACCATTTCTATATCTAATACTATATCCTTGACCAGGTAAATTTAATGTTGCAAGTGAATCCATAAAACAAGCTGCAAGTCTTCCTAAACCACCATTTCCAAGAGCAGCATCTTCTTCTTCATCTTCTACTTGGTTATAATCTATTCCTAATTCTTCTAAAAATTCTTTAATCTCTTTATCAATACCTAAATTAATTAAATTATTTCCTAAGGCTCTTCCCATTAAAAATTCTGATGATAGATAAAAAGCTTGTTTAGTCTTAGAATATTCTTCTTTTGTTTTATACCAGTCCTTAGCTATAAAGCTCATCACAGTTTCACCTAAGGCTCTATACACTTCAAAAGGACTAGCATCCTTTAAATTAACTGAAAATTTTTCTAATAATCTTTCTTCTAATTTTTCTTTCCATTTTTCTTTATTAAATTCCATTATTTTCCCCTTTATTAATTCTTCTATATTTATTTGCTAAGTAATATAATTTATTTTCTAAATCATTATGCCTATAATTCCAATAAATTCTCCAAGCCCAATTATCTCCAACTGTTGAAGGAGTATTCATTCTTGAATCACTTCCTAAACCTAATATATCTTGTAAAGGAACTATAACCCTATTAGATTTTGAAGCATAAAGTGTTTCTATTGCCCTCCATTGAATAGGCTCCCAAATATTTGTATCATAATCTTTTAAAAAGTTTTTTAAATTCTCATCACAAATATTTTTTTCTTTTTTATTTAAGTTTTCATACCATTCAACTATTGGCATATTATCATGTGTACCTGTATAGGCAACTGAATTTTCAAGATAATTTTTAGGATGATACATATTATCCCATTCGGTTAAACCAAACTCTAATACTTTCATATTTGGATACTTTGTTTGCTCTAAAAGCTTAAAAACATCTGCTGTAAGAGTTCCTAAATCTTCTGCTATTATATCCATATTAGTTATTCTATTTTCTAATTTTTTAAAAAATGGATATCTAGGTCCTTTTTTCCACTTTCCATTGATAGCAGTTTTCTCTCCATAACGAATAGCCCAATAGGATGCAAAACCTCTAAAATGATCTAGTCTTAAAATATCATAAAGTAAAAAGCTATGTTTTACTCTATTTATCCACCAAGAATAATTAGTTCTTTCCAATTCTTTCCAATCATAGAGTATATTTCCCCATAATTGCCCAGTCTTAGAAAAATAATCTGGTGGGCAACCTGCTACTGATTTTATTTTTAAATGTTTATCAAAACAGAATAATTTTGGATTTTGCCAAGTATCAGCACTATGTGTTGCAACATATATAGGTAAGTCTCCTATAATTTTTATTCCTCTTTTATTTGCATAGTCTTTTAATTCTTTCCATTGTTTATGAAAATAATATTGTATAAAACTCTCATATAGATATTCTTCATGATAAATTTTCTTAGCTTCCTCTATAAATTTTTTATCTCTAAATTTATATTCTTTCTGCCAAGTATTCCACATTTTACCTTTAAATTTTTTATTTAAAGCAAGAAAAAGTGCATAATCTTCTAACCAAAATTGATTATCTTTTTGGAAATTTTCAAATTCTTCCTGCTCCTTATTTTTGTAAAAAAAAGCCTGAGAGGCCTTTCTTAATAAAGACTCTTTCTGGCTTTTTATATATTCATAATCAACATAGGATACTTCTTGTTTTAATATATCAATATCCTCTTGTGTTAAATACTCATTATTAACTAAATTTTCTAAATCTAAATATAAAAAATTTCCAGCAAAAGTAGAAGGTGACTGATAAGGAGAATTCCCATATTCTACAGGACATAGTGGTAATATTTGCCACAGACTTTGTCCAGAGGATACTAAGAAATCAACAAAACGATATGCTTCTTTTCCAAAATCTCCAATACCATAGGAACTTGGTAGAGAACTGATTGCTAATAAAACCCCGCATTCTCTTTTCAATTTTCACCTCCTAACTT is part of the Fusobacterium nucleatum genome and encodes:
- a CDS encoding glycogen/starch/alpha-glucan phosphorylase, which codes for MEFNKEKWKEKLEERLLEKFSVNLKDASPFEVYRALGETVMSFIAKDWYKTKEEYSKTKQAFYLSSEFLMGRALGNNLINLGIDKEIKEFLEELGIDYNQVEDEEEDAALGNGGLGRLAACFMDSLATLNLPGQGYSIRYRNGIFNQYLRDGYQVEKPETWLKYDDVWSVMRPEDEVIVNFGHTSVRALPYDMPIIGYGTNNVNTLRLWEAHSIVDLDLGVFNQQDYLHATQDKTLAEDISRVLYPNDSTDEGKKLRLRQQYFFVSASLQDIIKKFKKVHGREFSKIPEYIAIQLNDTHPVIAIPELMRILVDIEGVLWEDAWEIVKKTFSYTNHTILAEALEKWWVGLYQEVVPRIFQITEGIHNQFKNELSNLYPNDVDKQNRMQIIQGNMIHMAWLAIYGSHKVNGVAELHTEILKEHELRDWYELYPEKFLNKTNGITQRRWLLKSNPQLASYITELIGDTWIKDLSELKKLEQFIDDEKVLNKIWDIKIEKKKELVEYLRETQGIDINPNSIFDVQVKRLHEYKRQLLNIFQVYDLYQQLKQNPNMDFTPTTYIYGAKAAPGYKVAKGIIRLINDIAQIINGDSDVKDKLKVVFVENYRVTVAEKIFPAADISEQISTAGKEASGTGNMKFMLNGAITLGTLDGANVEISKEAGEENEYIFGMRVEDIDELRKKGYDPRFPYNNVTGLKQVVDALIDGRLSDLGSGIYREIHSLLMERGDQYFVLEDFEDYRRKQREINRDYKDKISWAKKMLKNIANAGKFSSDRTILEYANEIWNIRETKII
- the malQ gene encoding 4-alpha-glucanotransferase — protein: MKRECGVLLAISSLPSSYGIGDFGKEAYRFVDFLVSSGQSLWQILPLCPVEYGNSPYQSPSTFAGNFLYLDLENLVNNEYLTQEDIDILKQEVSYVDYEYIKSQKESLLRKASQAFFYKNKEQEEFENFQKDNQFWLEDYALFLALNKKFKGKMWNTWQKEYKFRDKKFIEEAKKIYHEEYLYESFIQYYFHKQWKELKDYANKRGIKIIGDLPIYVATHSADTWQNPKLFCFDKHLKIKSVAGCPPDYFSKTGQLWGNILYDWKELERTNYSWWINRVKHSFLLYDILRLDHFRGFASYWAIRYGEKTAINGKWKKGPRYPFFKKLENRITNMDIIAEDLGTLTADVFKLLEQTKYPNMKVLEFGLTEWDNMYHPKNYLENSVAYTGTHDNMPIVEWYENLNKKEKNICDENLKNFLKDYDTNIWEPIQWRAIETLYASKSNRVIVPLQDILGLGSDSRMNTPSTVGDNWAWRIYWNYRHNDLENKLYYLANKYRRINKGENNGI